A single genomic interval of Eurosta solidaginis isolate ZX-2024a chromosome 3, ASM4086904v1, whole genome shotgun sequence harbors:
- the RpS15 gene encoding uncharacterized protein RpS15, giving the protein MAEVEEIKKKRTFKKFTYRGVDLDQLLDMPNNQLVELMHSRARRRFSRGLKRKPMALIKKLRKAKKEAPPNEKPEIVKTHLRNMIIVPEMTGSIIGVYNGKDFTQVEIKPEMIGHYLGEFSLTYKPVKHGRPGIGATHSSRFIPLK; this is encoded by the exons ATGGCTGAG GTTGAAGAAATCAAGAAGAAACGTACCTTCAAGAAGTTCACATACCGAGGGGTGGACCTCGACCAGTTGTTGGATATGCCCAa CAACCAATTGGTTGAACTGATGCACAGCCGCGCACGCAGACGTTTCTCGCGTGGTCTTAAGCGTAAACCAATGGCACTGATCAAGAAACTTCGTAAGGCGAAGAAAGAGGCTCCACCAAATGAAAAGCCAGAAATAGTAAAAACGCATTTGAGAAATATGATTATTGTTCCCGAGATGACCGGCTCAATCATCGGCGTATACAATGGCAAAGATTTCACACAG GTTGAAATCAAACCAGAAATGATCGGTCATTATTTGGGAGAGTTTTCGCTTACATACAAACCTGTCAAGCACGGTAGACCCGGTATTGGTGCTACACACAGTTCAAGGTttattccattgaagtaa